TTAGTATGTCTGAGATGTCTACTAAAATGTATTCCCTAAACACTGTACTGACTTCTTAATCTTTTCTTTTCCTGTGTTCAAGTTTGAGTTGGGGTGGGGAGAAAAGCCATGAGGTCTTGTACCTAAAGAAACAGTTCTTTTAGCCTTTGAATGCTGTGACATATACAAATGGAGCCCATCTAATGATTCTTGATGGAGCAAATCAAAAGATTATTcaactctaacttctcaaagcaaATAACAACATTAGTATTAGTGTTTTTTATTTGACAACTGAACATAGAGTCTTTTAATGTTTTAATTTTATCTTGACAAAAGTTATCTGCTGTAAGAAAAAAATAGTCAAACTTCAGCATCAAGAGCATTCTTTGAGGAGATTAATGAAATATGAAACTGTGGACATATTCAATCATGAAATATATGGAACTGTAAGAATGCATGAACTATATGAGCTTTGACCCACATACCAGTAGAAACCTATATGCATGAATACTCTGTTAgggtattataaaatattttttgggtTAATATTTTGTATATTTGAACTCAGCTTCTTCCATTGATTTATAACTTCCATTATTATAGCACACACCGGAAgtttttcattatttttcttcTGCAACTGAAAAAATTAGTTTGTTAATCAATAGTTGTGCTTCTTTCTGTTTTTATTGGCCATTCAATTGTCAATATGCTTCATGATTACCACTGGTGGATCTGTATAGATTAGTATGCACGATATATCTATATTTTAATTGGTTACATTACCATATATCTCTTATATGGAGGTAGCAATTTGTTTCATTATTTTAGCTAAGGATTTATCTCGACTTTTATACTAAAAATTTGTTGCTTCATATGAAAAAATGTGCCTTCCCATAGTGATTTAGATCAGCATGGATTTATTTACCTTCAAAACTTCACAGTCTGATGATTTTGAATGGACAAATTGATTCATTTATGGAATCCACTGGAAACAATATTCTCTTCATTACTCTTTCACATCTCTCCTTTAATTCTTTCAGAAATTACTTTCTTCACTCGAGCAAAGATGGGAAAATACAAAATGACTCGCCCTATCAATTTGATAATATAGTTGGTGCATCCTTTAAGATCCTTTTGATGCTCTACCACAACTTTGCAACTACCTTCTGCATTTCCATGGACATCTGCTACGCACTCCTATCATATCCCCCATGCTCCTACTATGAAGCTTGATTGCAACTCTGTTGATGCATCTTTCTACGTGGCCAACTATTAATCAATTTATAAAAAATCCTTCCGTTGCATTACCTCCGTGCCATTATCAACCTTAGTACAAGTATGAGAAGGCTCCTTAACAATGATTTTCGACCAAAGTACCTATCTGAAGTGGCCTATCAATAACGCGGTGCAAGCGAATGCCAACACTCCAAAAATTAAGTATGTTGAAGCGAGCATAGGTGATTCATACACCATCAGGAGATTATAATTCTGGACCCACAAGCATTCTCATCGTACTCTGAGGTCCCCAACAGTTCTGATCAGGAAGATCCTGAGAGACCAACCAAAGTTTTGAAACTAAGGAAGCCTATTCATATGGGCAAATTACAGATTAATAGGGATCGCAATACTTCTTGAAAACCAATGGATCCTATTACTAACTTGGTCCAAAAATTGATCCAAGCCTCAAACCTGACCTTTTTATGTAGTTTCAACTATCCATAAATCCAAACTCTCTAATCTCTCTCCAAACCCCGAATTTTATATTATCTCCATACATTACCACTTCTCCCACTATTTTTATGGTCCCTCCTCTCTTCCCTCACTATTCTCCCTCCTGtcctttcaaatatatatatgaagAGGTTGTGGGTAGATTAGAAATGACTGATTTGGTGATGTATGTTCAGCATACTTTCTCATGCTCAACCATTTAGCATCCTTAGATTCTTCCTATTAAGTCAAAATAACATTGGCAATAACAACTTTTATTATATAGTATTTTATAGTCATAAGAATATAATATGTTATGCATATTGGATTGCTCATCCCCCCTCAAAGAACCAAATCTAATAGAATGTCCAAAAGACTTTGACATAAAGTCCATTAGAAAAGACTTAAAATGGGATTCTATGCgagacgcacatcctccagctcgacCCATTGAGTTGTATTGATTTAAGACATGCAGGATTGATGCCAAGATACAAAAGAAAAGACTAATTTGAAGGTGGCAAAATGGTAGCTATACAAACGCTACCGGAGTTGTAGTGGAAATGCAGTTCCCAGATACCATTGAACAGCAAGATAATATAATTTAGGGTGATTAGAAAACAAAGGATGCTTACGTCGAGCAGGCGCTGTACGACCTTAGGCCGCTTCTTTGGCCGCCGGCGAGGCCGCGATCCCGTCACCGCGTAGATGTCCTCCTCGATCTCCTCCGCCGTCAGCGACACCGTCAACCCGatgttcctcttcttctcctgctCGTCCGCAGCCGCCGCTTCCGCCACGGTAGGAGCCCCCGCTCTCGCGCATCCCCCGTGGCCGTTCCCATTCGGCGTCCGCCTCGCCCTTAGGTTCCACGGCCTTGCGACCTCCTGAGCGGCCCCCATCACAGAATCCGGCGCCGCAGTGTTCATCCGGTCGACCGCCTCCCGGAGGTGGCCCATAAGCTTCGCCCTCAACTCCTCCAAACCCCCGTCCTCGCCGCCGCCCTCAGCCGGAGGGGCCTCCCGGCAACCGAGATGCCCCGCGGCGGTGGTCCGGTCGCCACCGTTTCGGTCGACGGCAGCGCGGCGGGTCGCCTTCCGATCTCCCCATCTCGGGAGGGGGAGACGGTGGCGAAGGCTCGGCTCGAGATCGCCGTGCGGTGGGTCCTCCGCAGCCGCCATGGAGCGGGACGCCCAACGGTCGCCCGGAAGGTGACGGAAACTGATCTTTCTACCAGCGAAAGAAGGCGAGAAGGGCGGTGGTGGAAAGGCGGTGACAGTTACAGCCGCCGCCGAGGGAACAAACACACAGAAAAATAAGCCAGGGGGAGGCGGAGAGGGGTTAATCTCAACGGCGTAAAGATGGGCATATTGGGAAATTAAAACGCCGCTTGATTGCTCTCTCAAAGCGACACACCCACGGTATACCTGAGCTAGAAAGCTGGTTA
Above is a genomic segment from Musa acuminata AAA Group cultivar baxijiao chromosome BXJ3-4, Cavendish_Baxijiao_AAA, whole genome shotgun sequence containing:
- the LOC135635518 gene encoding uncharacterized protein LOC135635518, whose protein sequence is MAAAEDPPHGDLEPSLRHRLPLPRWGDRKATRRAAVDRNGGDRTTAAGHLGCREAPPAEGGGEDGGLEELRAKLMGHLREAVDRMNTAAPDSVMGAAQEVARPWNLRARRTPNGNGHGGCARAGAPTVAEAAAADEQEKKRNIGLTVSLTAEEIEEDIYAVTGSRPRRRPKKRPKVVQRLLDSLFPGLWLSEITVESYKVEDD